From the Cloeon dipterum chromosome 4, ieCloDipt1.1, whole genome shotgun sequence genome, the window AGTTGTCCAGCTGTAACCGGTAATATCGTCCAAGACGATCTGTTCACTCTTCAACTACTTGGAAGCTGATTCAGGAAAAGGAATCAATTTAGATTAACCTTTTTCCTCCTAAAAATCATtctgaattataatttatacattttaaattgctcttcCGTCTTCCATGAAAAGAGTTAAAGTTAGTATAAGAGAAGTGCACGGCAGCAAAGAAACTGACCTTGAACTGTACCTACATTCAGTCATGCAAGCAGGCGCTCAACTGGTTTTGTGTCGCAAAAGAACATCTTTTTTAcggcttaaaaaatttagaatgcaTTCGCAGCAAAAAGTTACACAAAAAAAACCTCTAGGAAATCAAATAACACGCCCATTGGATAAGTATAATATTGAATAATCAAATTACTTTGCAAGGATTCGAGTTGCATAAACTTGAAGCCTTGTCCTCATATTATTCGCGTATGGTCGGGATTTAACTGACACTGGCAGATTGCACATTATGACAGGCTTCACCACTGAAAACAAGCGTGCTTAAAActaaaaacgtttaaaacaaaacaaactcaATAGAGAAACGAAATTCTTAATGTGTTGTTATCATCTTAGTGTCTATAAATATGTCTTTCCCACTCCCACTGTCTTTATATTATGCTACTGtctttgaatttaaggaacgTACAGCTTTACAATCcttatttgaattgataaaaCACGAAAACttcgtaataaaaaataaatgacgaCATTAAAAGTGTAGCTTTACACACAGACCAacaaattaagaacattttccATTGTTGACTATAGCAAGAAGTTAATCGAGTTTGTTGTTTGTGAATTAGAGCAACTAGCTGTTTATCtaatgtgaaaaattgaaatcaggaccgagaaacagtcaatttttcattctttgccAAATTGctctacaaattaaattaatttttcgcttgattttgatcaaTGGCATGTGAATGTTGAGGGACACCTCTAAATTATGATACgaaaaagaggaatgatactgcaaaagcctggaaaacgcttgttgccaatgcataaactcgtcccttaggattcagttaaagcctaaattgacctaaggagcactgtaattttttgagaaaattgacggaaaagttagcgtgcttttcaaatggtaatggctgtctccttacttgaaatccgatttaatttcaaaaccaagagtttccccaataagtggcatacaccgttggacagatctcgacgagaggaatcgaaatatgccaagaaaataggttcaagcactgtaaattttggagaaaattggcaaatttgaatttttactgtaggaaggtccttttttattattgcaagttgctgaacaaattgtttatctatcaattgtttatagcatccaacaattcaaataattttcaattgttggcctgtatcattccactttaacaaTAAGGATGGATATTATTTCCAAGGAAGGGAAAAAAGATTTGACGCACATTTTCTGCTCAGCTTTTTActtaaagaattttcaaagattCTCTCAGATTTAACGCTAGCAGTTTCGACTTTCGAGATGCTACAAATTAAGTCTTATTTTCGGGCCTGTAACTTTCGCAAGCAGCCTAAATTGACCCAACCACGCCGGGTAATTTGTTTGcattactaaatttaattagcaagtTTTAGAAGCGCAAGACGAAGGGCGAATTAAGCTTTTCAGATGGAAGCTGCGAACGCATTATCGGCCGTTAAATGCAGCCTTTTGTTGACGCCGAGCCAAATTGCAATCTACATTTGTGTGCGAAATGAATGAGTCACTCGTCCGCTCGTCCATCCACCCACCGaacgtttgtgtgtgtgtgtgtgtgtgtgtgtttggtcCACGAGAGGATTCGCGCTTGAGCGAGTCCCTAATTGGCCTCTGGGGGCACGCGGGCGCGACGCCTTTGCCCACTCTGACCTTTCGTCAAAGTGTCCCTTTCTTCAGGCGAAGCCGAGCTGCAAACGCGGAAGCCTTATACGTTTATTTCTGTTTGTGTGCGATAGGCCACCACTTGGCATGGCTTTATCGCACTTTCTGTTTTGTTTAACTTGCGTTTTTAgcggttttaaatttttaatccggTGGTCAAAACCATAAGGATAAAGGAAGCATTAAAACTCACAATCGCTTTTGTAACGCCAGCTTCTAATGCATGTGTAAGATTTATTAGTTTGTTATAGTAGATATAGCAAAGATAAATaggataaattatttctcgtGTAATTTgcaaatggatttattttgaaagtatattttttcctatcgCTGTTTTTTGTGTATGCTTCTTTTGCAACGCACTAACCGCactgaaaatgcaaatttagtttgaaaaaaattaatcttgaaaCTTTCCAGTACGGTTTTTCATccccaaattaaatcaaaacgcAACATCGCAATTATTTCTGAGTTTGTGAAGCGTTTCCTTGTTAATCCGTGgttaaatagcaatttaaaaatgttaaatcgaGCCCGtttgaatatataaaactaataatatttttgtttatgatAAAATAACTCGGTATtgatataaatgaaaaatctggacttacattttattttgtaccaATATTGTTTTCTACTAAATTCTATAAACAAGTCGGTTACATTTCAGTAAATATCATTAGTGTGTACATTGCTtagtttgattaatttgcCCCCTAtagtacattttaaaaattgatcagaGGAACCGGAATTTTCTCGCTCGACAGAATCCCTCCAGAGCCCCAGCAATGCGAAAAAGCGAGTTCAAAGAGAATTTCGGCAGATAAATAAGCAGCTGGTAGAGAAGGCGGCGATCTCGAAAATAAGGCCGCGATGGGAAGCAGCGAGAAAGTCAATCAACTTTTCACACAGTGCGAGACAAAGGCTCAAGACTCAAGACCTCGCGGCGGTTTATgagcataaaatgaaaatcaatttcgctGTGGCCGCGGCTGCCGGTGCCGATTAATATCGAGAGAGTTGCTGCTCTCTGACTCACAGCAGTCGCACTCGGCCCTACAGGAGAGCATGCATATATATCTATAATTGACAATTGCGCTCCATGGGCCAGGCCACTGACTGCGAGTTCAAGCGTCAATCGCTCTTGCTCTTATCTGGCCATGGATTGGtgtcatatttaaaatgagtttgttTTTGCTCACTTCTTGTTATTTCCTGGAGTGTTATTATGGATTTTAACTGTCTATTTgataacaaaaacaacaactcGCCGGGGCcttgcaattaaatatttatttttattacgtaAGACTTACGTAAAATGCGCATGTTTGAGTTAcgaattttcacgatttttatCTCTCGCTCATCAATAGTTAACTggggaatttttgtttctacaGGAGTTAATCGCGActaaaaaggtatttttaatttacaccaaattttagcaaacattttaaggttGCGGTATGCCCAACGACCTGCAGGTTGGTCCGCATGCACAGCTGGAAAGCTGCGtttaatggtaaaaatatattgttctGGCAGCGACCGGGTGTCGCAATGCATGTACACAACAGAGAGAGGGTATAATATAAGTTTATCTGGTGTTGCGTCGGCTGTTGTGGTCTGGTTCAGTGCTGGTGGCTGTTTTTCATCGCGCTACAGTTGCCAACAATAATTTCGATTTCCTGTCAGAcgcaatgaaattaatttcggacTCTGTATTGCACAATGAGGGTCGGGAATTAGCATAGTCTGACGTGTCGTACCATTGGCTAAAATATTGATCGTTATTTCGCTGAACAGAATcacttttaaagttaaatattgaCACGCGTCTTTCATTTAATTGTATAAGAAAGGGATTGCTCATTAAGTAGAAAATGAATGCTTTGTCTTTTTCAAGTGTTTTCGagctcatttaaatatatattttctattctTACTCAAGCTAAAGAGCAGGCTGAAGTTATATAATGGTGtgaacagtttttaattaattcaacttaCAACCTGGCAGTCGAAAACTTTCTTGGCAAGTCTCGCGTTCTCCAGCTTAATTTGCTTGTTCTCAGCCAACAAGCGCTCGACTCGCACATCCTTTCGGGGATCGATACTCCTTGATAAAAATCCCTCGGCAAAATCCGTGCCAGTCGGAATCTGATTCGCCGGGGCAGCTAGCGTTCCTTCGGGAGCAATGGTTTTGACCGCGCTGAGAATAGGTTTAGAGATAATCTGATTTGAGCTAGGAAAAAGGGCAAAGAACACTGTCTCACCGTTCATGTGGAGATAGAAGAGATTGCGTTTCCGGCTGCTGAacaaaaagacaaatttacaTGAGCACGGAATGGGttgtgagtttaaaaaaaagatggAGAGGCTGCATTTGCATGGGAAATGAGCTCTGCTTCTAGAGGATAGTTCTAAaacaacttgattttttttaactagacAGCGGTGGGTTCAAGaatttgtgtttgctttaaatgGGTAAAAACTTAAGTagaagcaataattattaagaagGGAAGTGCAAGCAAGATCTCCTAAAAAATCGTGACAGTTTTCGTGTGGTAATGCAAGTTAAAAAGTAACCAATATCGATTCgttcattatttgtatttaaataggAAAGTCCGTGTAGCACTCACTCTCCTTCGAGACAAGTCAAATCGTTAAATATAGGCAGAGAGAAAAGCATTGAACAAAAAGAGTTACGAGTGTCGCGCCCCTTACTTCTGCTGCTCCGACGCCCTGGGTCACCGTTAACGAGAGCACAATGGCTAGCACCGGCAGCAGCACCAGATATGAAAGACAACTACTCCGCTCCATCCTGCATGTCGCTACCGAATCGTCCGCGCTCGTCCGCTTTATCCGCTTTTACCAATTATcccatatttatttgcattgtgCGGCGATCAGTTATTATATCTCCGCCGCAGccgatgaaataataaatgcatATATACACATATCGTGTTTGCCTCGTCCCGTGTTTATATGCGGCTCGAGATAAAACACACTGTCTGACCGACCGCGTGCAGATAAACGACGACACACCATGCACCAACTAACAAATTATAGACGACGTACTCGAGCGGCGCGCAGTATCAATATTTAGTCAGGGATCGGTGAGAGTGTCGGCGAAAGCACATTGTCGTTTATGTGTTTTAATGATCAAACAGCTTCACGGATTCTTTAGtgataattgttattaaaaaagataccGACCGCTTGGAGCATTCGCTCTGATTGGTATAATTGTTTGTTGAACCAAGCACCTAGTCCCTCCTCTTCTATACTAACCGACGATCCCTCCAACTCCCTGAGGACATTTACTGGGAAAACTTTGAGACTGTGTCAGTCACGGGACAGGCGCTGAAATAGTAACTTgtattgaatatttcattgttATACCGAGAAGACGTTTCCAGCCACGAAAACAATTTCTGCTGAAAATTTCGCAGAATCCAAAGACGTCAagcttgcaaaatttaatgttgggCCCAAAATTCActtatttcacaaataaaagttAGCTAACCACCGATAATCAAAGAATCGTCTTATTTGTCCTTTGTTTATATGCGTAGGCTGCCGCCTTGACCCGCTGATGCAACATGAGAATGTAGTATTTTCTCTTCCCCCAAAACAGGAAGGCAGATTACGGAGAATCGGCAATGACACATTTATAagcaatttgaaagaaataggTCAATGATGTATTCATCGTCATATCCGTAAATTTTGCTGCCAGGAAGCGTCTaaaactcattatttttaatgcaaaatatgcACAGTTCTAAAAAAGACATGTGAATAGAGGCtactttttatgtttttgaaGAAACCAGGACAAAATGaagtgatattatttattcatgcaAATTGGAGGCAATTTCCTCCTCCAAGTCTGTATAAATTTTGCCGTGGCCGCGACAGCCCGAATTAAATTCCGCTGAGTATTCCCTTTGACCTAGCAAAACTTCAGACTTGCAAAAAGTGTCGGATAAAATTCCTGTGCCCGAATAGCTCTCGCATAAAACCAGCGTCATTTGTCATTCCCGAAAAACGCGTCGCTGCAAACCCACGGTGTCGACGTTATATTACTCGAGCGCAATAAAATAGTACATTTGCGTGTGCCAGTTTCGCTCTGCGCGCGCCACTTCTCGCCGGGCGAATGCTGTGCAGAATTACGCGGAAAGCAGCTGGGCGGGCAACAAATGATAACTCGAGGGAAATAACGAGATTTTCCAGGCTTCTCGGAAGCAGGTCCGTTCCCGGCACACTTATAACACAGCGAGTTCGCTGAAGAGCTTCTGCAGAAATGGGCCGACGAGTGAGTGTTTTTAATCCGTCAGGAAATGACCATGACCacgttggttggttggttggttggttggttggttggttggttggtccgtttgaattgatttcgcccacacacacacaaacacccTGCGTGCGCGCATTTATCACTGCGAGATCTGTGCAATCCCAAGTTTGTTTTCCCATTTCCCCTGCGAGCTACTTTTTGCCCCCGCCCCCGTTGTTGCCCTGTGGATGAAATTACTATCGGTTTTCGTATCGCAGCTATAGTCTGCAAAATTACGCAGTAAACCTTTCTCACTAAtagagtgaaataaaatccaattgaATAGTAAAGCTTTGCATAAATCATTTctagaaacaatttaaatcaacctCCGTCATTTTGTTAGCACCAAAATAATATGCTAAAAATAGTGTTTAGCTgtcgacaatttttttaaaatttattgctgaaaataatttattgtcttAAATTCTAGGGCAATAAAATAGTGATCAATTCTCTTATCAGCTGTGGGATTTCTGTGCCGCATAGAATTTTTATGGCTCGAGCTGCGTGCCTTGCCACTTTTGCGTGCTATAAACTCACAATTAAAGTTAGAACAATTGTGCCGCACGTTATAATGAGagtgatttatattttgatactgcaaaacatgtgtttatttttcctggcTTAACATAATGTGAAAAATCGATTGCAAATCGTTTTGACCTTAATtcagaatgttttttttcgttattttcttACGATCAGGATCATCAAGTACctggaaaacatttaaatgtgAAATGTGCGGTTGTGTGCCATGCCCTTCAGCTGtgatacaatttaaaacagcttGTGAGTTGCGAAAATCGCAAAATACATCCGAATGCTCTGCCGGTGATTAATAAACAAAGGCCCTGATTGACAGTGTCTCGcacaatttacaatttcacGAAACGTGAGCGAGTTTTCAAATCACTCAGCAGACAATGGAGCGAGAACTGCACAAAAGGCCGAGAGAGCCTGTTGTGCCGAGAGTGGTTTTCAGGAAAAGTGGCGATTCAAAGATTTGCCCATACATTCGGATCACAATCTGCGGGCCGCAGGAGGAAAATGAATACGTGTGTGTGGCGACAACGCAACACATTACGTTTTATTGAATGTGCGCAGCAGCAAGGTCACCCTGGAAGCCGGCAGACGCGCGTTGGAAACTCAAACAAGCTGGCGGTGCCGTTCCAGAATGGAGCGTATCCCTGCGCGGAAAGGCAAACACGCTCGACGAATCTCGATTCGGGTAGGATATATATTCTCAGGCACGCGTCCTCCTCCCCCCGCACTCACTCTCCATACCAGATAATGGGATTGTGTGTTTGCACGGGCGAAAATTTACAACAACTGCCTCTGCGTCTTTCGCAAGTGTTTTCCGTGCGATGCGTCGCAAGGTGGACGCACAGTCGCTCTGCTGGAAATGGCGAATTACGCGTTAAACGCTATGCAAATTATTGCCGTCGCCCTTGCTTGCACGTCCGCCAACGCAATGTGCAAAGGAACAAACTGATATAAAACGCAAACTTGTTGACAAGCTGTGCGGCTACTCATGTTATTATAAACAATTCAATTGGTATCTAActgaaaattgcttgaaacGACGAGGAAAAGCTAAAATGTTCCCAGATTGCCGTTTgtaatttggagaaaatcggctcaaaaagtttgcatgctaataaAGTGGTTCCAGaggggaaatttagctcataattcgcacgccattggatagatcgcaacgagagggatcaaaatcaagcgatAAATCATTAACAAGCCaagaattttggcaaaatctgatttCTTGGTACTTTATTCATTATTGTTCATCGTGGAaaaaaactgttgctaaatttcacaaacaaatttaatgaatacgAACAAAGCAAAATGTTCTTTAATGTTGGCCTATAAAGTTCTACTTCTTAAGCTTTGCCCCATAATTATCTTTTACAGcagacataaaatttaaacaatttatgaaTGTGTGCTGAGTATGAAAATAGGAAAGCGTAAATTGAACTTTGGCTTGCAGAGTCCTTGTCTGCGAATGTGCGAATATTTATCTTCATTCCGCTGCTAAAAGTATGCCAGCTGCTCTATTAATGATTTGCTCGGCTGGCGTACAAAGTACGTACAGAATGGGACATTCTTTTGCCGAGTTCTGTACCAAACGAGACGGCTGAGAGGGGTGGACCCGTCGCGTTAGTACTTTTTATTCGTCGCATTGACAAAGGATGCACGgattatatttcatttcatcccCTCTGAAGCAGAGAACGAATGAGCATCGCACCTGGCGTGCAGGAGAATCGAACAAAAGTGGGTTAAACGTGCACGAGAGGAATTTGATCGCCGACGAGGCGGGAAAAGTCGTCGGCAACCCTTTTTTGCCATGATTATTTATCACCGCACGACCGCCTCTGGTTGACTCGGAACCTGCACCACCGGCTTTTTTTCTGCTGAAGTGTCGCGCGAGCCAGATTGTTGATTTGGTGCCAGACTATTTTGGCATTCGCCGAAAATAAAAGAAGTAGAAGGGCTTACggattttgttgcaaaacaaAGGCGGACGGTGTGGCTTGCCGAATTTATGGGCCACTTCCTTATAAAACGTAATTTACAAATGCTTGCTTGCATAGTAtttatatctaaaaataaaaataggctCACTGAACTTTAAGTtaaccttaaaaataattatacctTTTACTTGAATTAATATATCTTAAAATAGGGAAAAAGTTTCAGAACTTGGCCGGCATGAagctaatattaattttattaatgatgtcgttttcagaaaatattatgaaatgaGTTGTGGTAATGTTGCCCTTTGAATTGTTGTCAAACGCCATAAGAGTTCGCGTTAGTCTCTAaactaaatatataatataaaaagggGCGTTACctgccaaatttgaatttaataataggAAACTTTTTAAACCAAGAAGTGCTTTGCCagacataattatttttgtgctttgtatcattatattcaattaaaaatttcactatcaatccactttaagcAGCCTTTTCAAAGGCACAAATCTGTCAAGTAAACAGAAGAATCCCTATCGTAAACGTAATTAGCTGATAAGGAGCTGATTTATCACGCGTTTGATTCGATTGCGGTCTTTTTTGGGCCAAGGCGGCACGTCTCTATGAATCATCTCCCCTTCTGCATCTATTCAAACTTTCAGTATGAGGAATCACAAAGGCGGAAAGAGAAGCATACAGAAATGTACTGTCTGGACGCACGCGGCGGATATGGTTATAGGTTAGATCTGAATTAGTCACGCTTAACGACGGCGAATGCACACAGCACACAGTTCGATTGATAAATGGCCTCTTTTTCCCGAACACTGAAAAGGAGTGTACATATGTAGAGAGCGGtggtttttaaagaaattaggCGTTGGCGCAACATGCAAAAATTGCGTGCATAAAGAGGCAGAAAGTCGAGTCCATCAGTCGGCTGATTGTTGGAGCAATAAATCAGTGCCTACGTGTTTGTTTACTTGCCGCAAACTGGGCTACAACCGACAAGCCGAGAGCAGAAATATGAACATGACTCCTCGCTTCCAGTCCTTCGATCCGCACACTATATCGGTTTGCATCAAAAGTTTCTCCGCAAAGTGTGCCTGGTCTATTTTTCGGTTTATCATTCGGCGTGCTGTGTATTTATCAGTGCGGCAGACGAGTGAAATCAACAGCCGTGAATCACACGCCGCGAGAGAGCACTTTCTTCATTCGCACACTCGCGGTCATCAATTAGGCCCAACGGCACCGGCAAACATTTGAAATGCGAGTGAGCAAAACAGTTTGAACTATCTTTCGGAATTAACTGCAGACGTCGAGCGTATATTGGGATTGTTAGTATCAGGAACAGGCTATTCTGGCACTCTTTCGAATCACCCTCCCGCATTCATGTTTTAAAGTTTGTCTGTCTTACTTGAAgtcataaaacaatttaaaatataatcaacaGCTGAGAAAGATTATATAAACAGTTCTCTGAATTTATAGTGGAGATTATACAATAACTAACCAAAGTTCCTCCAGAAGTCTAGATAAGCctcgctttttaataaaagcaaaattagcTCTGCTCTCAAGTAATAACTCCAATTTATTCTCCTTGCACTCGCATAAACTCTCAAAACCTCTAGCTTGCGGCTTTCTTCCTTTCAATTAGCTCGAGTCAAGtcggcaaaaatgcaaatcgttGGCTTTAATGTGGATGAAGAGCCCCCTCCCTCCATCGTCGGCCGCGTTCATGAATGAGCACCAGGGTGAATAATAAAGCAGTTTTCATTGAGATGAGGGCGCGGTCGGTGCTCGCAGCAAAATCAATACCGTCCCATTTGTATCTTCCCATCTGGCGGcgggcggctgctgctggtgctgctttTCGCAGTTTTCGCCGCCACCGCATCAAGCCAGACCACGACGACAAACCCTTGTATGTTGTGTTGTTGCTGTTTTTGCTCACTTCATACTTTCCATGCGTGGAGTCAGCAAAAACGTCGTGAGAAAAGCGATTAATTTACGAAAACGCTTTTTCACTCGCAGAGCACATATGCTGGACGAATTGCGGTGTTGCGGTAAACTTAATTTTAGGCCAAATGTAGGTCTTGGTCGACTCGTAGTTACAACAATGCGCGCCAGTGTTCGGAAAAAGccggcatttttaaaacaattttgaccaAGCCGGTTATAACCGGTTTTTAGCCGGCTGAATTGGCtaaaattggctgaaattaGGTTTCCTTGAGCAGAAGTATGCAAAGTAAGAAGAAAATGGTTTCACctgaaaaatcatgattttgaatctttttattcaaaaatatttcatgaaaatatcgTGATTTTGttcgcattaaaatttttctattcccgtaattattaattgagcTCGTTTtatgcctaaaaattaaaccaatttaaaaaatgccaattttagcCTGGCAAAAATTGCTCGGTTTCATCCGGTTTTAACCGCCCCGGCAAAAACCGGCTGGTCAAAATTGCGAACACTGATGCGCGCCAGTTGTTAATTAACGTGCATGGGCACGTTCCAGTTTATCGGATGAATCTCCTGATCGTCAGATTCCTGCAGTGACGTTTTGTATGAGTTCTATTTACTTCCATCTAGTCGCACATTCTTGACAGTTTGCATTTTagcgtttaaaaaatctagaaataaCATCATTTTGTAAATACCAGaaaggatattaaaaaaacatatttgtttGAAGCTTATATCACAAGCCATGAAAAGCACAATTTCCTGGTGTGACCTCAGTCGTATGTCGGTCTAAATGAAAGAACGGATGCCTCAGACATCATTCAGTGACAAATGCACGGAAATGAGATCCCAGTCAACCGCAGGATTTTTCTATACACATATAAAGGCATAAAGTtctttgaatgatttttagtCATTTCATTTTCGATTACGccagaagttaaaaaaaaaacatgagaGAAGCAATCAAGAGAAAAGAGGTCCGTGTCAATTAACAACTCGAGCCAACTAGAAGTCGTATAGTGGCGTTGCACAGCACTGGAGAGTGTATCAACCCAATCAACTCCCCATGCCACGACCTCCTGCAGCCAGTTCGGCAGCACTCGGCGCCACAACTTCCCATACGGCGCACCGCACTTGATATGCGCAGCATATCGGCGGCTGCTTCCGATTCGAAAAATAGAAATCCGAAGGATATTACGATAAATTTTATGGCCAGGTGTCGTCGGGTAGCCGCTGGGCGCGAAAACAAAAGCCGGCGAAGCGATGGATAAGGAGCTTCGTTGCTGgcgtaattcaattaattcaacCCAAGAAGGAGAAACTAGTCGCACATGATTAGTCGCCACGTGTCGCGTTACACATTAATTGCGCGTCTAGCAcgcagcagcaaaaaagtgAATTCCCTTGCGTGGATAATCAGATGCACGCGCCACTTGGCGTGTGCAATACTGTTGGGAACTGCGATGTGACGCATGCTTGCgcggaggaaaaattaacataCGTGTGAGTGgtgcaatgaaaataatttgcgcGACTCTACCTGACTGAGGTTGACGACGTGGGCCGTGAGAGAATTTATCCCTACTCATGTGACGCATGAAAACTCGTGTTTAACAAACTGAAATGACTTCAAAAGAGGCGGATCTTGCCCATCTAGCTGagtcgagatttttaaatcctttacATTAGTCTTATAGTAAAgcttttacagaaaatttgtgaaaaatcctttttaccaTTACTTTAAATagtatctaaaaattaggaaaagcttaaaatttccctggttaaacttttgagaaaatcggctcaaaagtttgcatgctaatctgTAAAACCCAGGGCTGGGCATGGGCATTAAGCGGTTTTTTTGCAGCTAGTTTCTCCCGCATTTTTTGtgctaatgaaaaattatattaaaaatgtttaaatactCAAAAAGTCCTTGacacaacaaaaacaaaaacccaCTCCCTCTCCATAAAtagggaatttatttaattatataaccATTAATTAACCATGACGTGCAAAAAACCACTGCACTGCCAGTTTGGGAAACTCCCCGGGAGATACCCAGCAGCCCTggtaaaaccacgatttatttcacattttagggattttttcctcaaaatctgcacaccattggacgagagggatcgaaatcaattgaaaaaatcatagaCAAATgaccatttgaattttagaaaaatttgggaaattgcgtaatttaactgttcctgtGTCCTGATACTGtagctaaatttcacaagttCAATAATATAGAAATCAATGAACTATGCATAGTCAACAATGCAgtatgttcttaattgttggcctgtaaagctttactttgAATGAGCTGTTTCAAGGCAGttatataatttcataaaaaattttcatatctcCTAACCTTTAGCCTTACGAAAGCGTCAGTCGAGATGTGAATAAGAGAGGTAAACACGAACATTCAACCTTCCCAGATGAAACAAGAGCAAATCAAAGTTGCTGGCTTGGCAACTTTTGTGTGACAGCGCACACAGAAAATTCCCTTCCAGCACCCTTTGAATTTCTCTTTCGTTTCCGATGAAAAACTGCTGGCTTTGCCTTCGGCTCATAGTGCGTGCATTCTTGGAtacgatttgaatttttgtcgaATCAATCACGCGGCAGCATCGCAGAACCTTCTCGGTTATGCGCCGAAAAAACAGCTCGCGCCGGAAAACTATCCAATTGTGTGTAATCGTGCCAATGGAGCCACTCGGTCGGCCAGGAGGAAATCAATTTAGGAAGAAAATAGGCCAAG encodes:
- the LOC135943592 gene encoding uncharacterized protein LOC135943592 isoform X1, with the translated sequence MERSSCLSYLVLLPVLAIVLSLTVTQGVGAAEQPETQSLLSPHERAVKTIAPEGTLAAPANQIPTGTDFAEGFLSRSIDPRKDVRVERLLAENKQIKLENARLAKKVFDCQVEIEIIVGNCSAMKNSHQH
- the LOC135943592 gene encoding uncharacterized protein LOC135943592 isoform X2, with translation MERSSCLSYLVLLPVLAIVLSLTVTQGVGAAEPETQSLLSPHERAVKTIAPEGTLAAPANQIPTGTDFAEGFLSRSIDPRKDVRVERLLAENKQIKLENARLAKKVFDCQVEIEIIVGNCSAMKNSHQH